In one Haloplanus salinus genomic region, the following are encoded:
- a CDS encoding DUF7286 family protein: MTRFIEDRRGRVPFALVGVVLLVGASTFGAAISTQGPDRVDRGVDAAVERSSAEATTAVRSGVAEAAREAAAEPVTAPAETPYGQLVSNATPFRDALRLRIYLRVRERLSVTRYRRGDVTAVARLPAATTPAELRHGMDRIEVRGVENGTALRVTVRNLTVTARESGRVVASERRDRTVTVSTPVLALHDRAMAFETRLNRGPLEGPGLGRRLSARLYPIAWARGYAQHYGTAPIANVVANRHVELATNGAVLEAQRAAFGRSDPTGRRAMQRARLEFGVTEFAAGTPINGTMAERILPRPNEIGASPAPLHSRHGAGNASPNRRLNVDVGTMSGRALASLRTESIRSNRSLHDVLRAAYRVETTLRTTRRRTYAEPRPEPDAPGEGWKLVDTDESVNPTVESSIGSTPDVRPGERRFDGFARHVELDRRVTWTWRQGNDTTTTGGEWTERYRVGVTLAGRYAPSGAAPDRPTRPRFERGGPLDGPNLANVSAKASRRLIAEQGGRDTVAAAVAADGLDVSRAVVHGDRPSTLRQWTNEDLTALRGRLTNVSVSVSAGRVATYTTNPPEQLAAELRRRRVTLIDAPDEYHGVADRARHAARAALVDEAIRRLERRSTNHNETRRAFDAVLHRVGVGSTDELHDIVRLRNTPIPAREASLPGSPPGGPVGVVPDGSPAYLTVASVTHDRAAGVPPSRPYHPLSAKNRNLFTVPSGDAADATVGEGVGGPSGVRLRTAAHTLIASESVSNESTSGSRRAVRESVDDSMAVIETRARRVVRSETRLSRSEARRAVSSGVARWDGPGRRALAASNGSLAAAIAVAADARASEPSERRRERLETRLDAAFVAVRRTAAARVDETTVDETLTRVRKRAIERAASEAGGRVRSRYLNGSFGRVAAGLPVAPVPGYWYATVNVWNVSVRGAYARFTFRTRRGAPASTPGAAVRYVRDGSTVRLDVDGDGTPERLGRDERVDFETGTVVAVAVPAYRGGVGDVDGNADERAGTWPEPGCTSWAASACRDSE; this comes from the coding sequence GTGACCCGGTTCATAGAGGACCGGCGTGGGCGCGTCCCCTTCGCGCTCGTCGGCGTCGTGCTTCTCGTCGGTGCGTCGACGTTCGGGGCGGCCATCTCGACGCAGGGGCCGGATCGGGTCGACCGCGGCGTCGACGCGGCGGTCGAGCGGTCGTCCGCCGAGGCGACGACCGCCGTTCGGTCGGGGGTCGCGGAGGCGGCGCGTGAGGCGGCCGCGGAGCCGGTGACGGCGCCGGCGGAGACACCGTACGGGCAGTTAGTGAGTAACGCGACGCCGTTTCGGGACGCGCTCCGGCTTCGGATCTACCTGCGCGTCCGGGAGCGACTGTCGGTGACCCGGTATCGCCGTGGAGACGTGACCGCCGTCGCCAGGCTTCCGGCCGCGACGACGCCGGCCGAACTCCGGCACGGCATGGATCGGATCGAGGTTCGTGGCGTCGAGAACGGAACCGCCCTCCGCGTGACGGTGCGGAATCTGACCGTCACTGCACGGGAGTCGGGGCGGGTCGTCGCTAGCGAGCGACGGGATCGAACGGTGACCGTCTCGACGCCGGTGCTGGCGCTTCACGACCGCGCGATGGCGTTCGAGACGCGGCTGAATCGAGGGCCGCTCGAGGGACCGGGACTGGGCCGTCGGTTGAGCGCGCGGCTCTACCCCATCGCGTGGGCGCGTGGCTACGCCCAACATTACGGGACGGCACCCATCGCCAACGTCGTCGCGAACCGTCACGTCGAGTTGGCGACCAACGGCGCCGTACTCGAAGCACAGCGGGCGGCGTTCGGCCGGAGCGACCCCACGGGCCGGAGGGCGATGCAACGCGCACGGCTCGAGTTCGGAGTGACGGAGTTCGCGGCCGGGACACCCATCAACGGCACGATGGCCGAGCGTATCCTTCCACGACCGAACGAAATCGGCGCGTCACCGGCACCGCTCCACTCCCGCCACGGGGCGGGCAACGCGTCCCCGAACCGGCGGCTGAACGTCGACGTGGGAACGATGTCGGGGCGAGCCTTGGCTAGCCTCCGGACGGAGTCGATTCGGTCGAACCGATCGCTACACGATGTCCTCCGGGCGGCCTACCGGGTCGAGACGACGCTCCGAACGACGCGTCGGCGGACGTACGCGGAACCACGTCCGGAGCCCGACGCGCCGGGGGAGGGGTGGAAACTCGTCGATACCGACGAGAGTGTGAACCCGACGGTCGAGTCGAGTATCGGGTCGACGCCCGACGTTCGTCCGGGTGAGCGTCGATTCGACGGGTTCGCCAGACACGTCGAACTCGACCGGCGGGTGACGTGGACCTGGCGGCAGGGAAACGACACGACGACCACGGGCGGCGAGTGGACCGAGCGCTACCGGGTGGGCGTGACGCTGGCCGGGCGATACGCCCCGAGCGGGGCGGCGCCGGATCGGCCGACGCGGCCCCGCTTCGAACGCGGCGGTCCGCTCGACGGTCCGAACCTCGCGAACGTCTCCGCGAAGGCCTCTCGACGGCTGATCGCGGAACAAGGCGGCCGGGATACCGTCGCCGCCGCCGTCGCCGCCGATGGCCTCGACGTATCCCGAGCGGTCGTCCACGGTGACCGACCGTCTACCCTCCGCCAGTGGACGAACGAGGACTTGACCGCGCTCCGTGGTCGGCTGACCAACGTCTCCGTCTCGGTGAGCGCGGGACGGGTTGCGACGTACACGACGAACCCGCCCGAACAGTTGGCGGCCGAACTGCGTCGTCGGCGGGTGACGCTGATCGACGCGCCGGACGAGTATCACGGCGTGGCGGATCGGGCCCGACACGCCGCCCGGGCCGCGCTGGTCGACGAGGCGATCCGACGGCTGGAGCGGCGGTCGACGAACCACAACGAGACGCGGCGGGCGTTCGACGCCGTACTCCATCGGGTCGGCGTCGGGTCCACGGACGAACTGCACGACATCGTCCGTCTCCGGAACACGCCGATACCGGCACGGGAGGCGTCGCTCCCGGGGTCCCCACCCGGCGGTCCGGTCGGCGTCGTCCCCGACGGCTCGCCGGCGTATCTCACGGTCGCGTCGGTGACTCACGACCGGGCGGCCGGCGTGCCGCCCTCGCGCCCGTACCACCCGCTCTCGGCGAAGAATCGCAACCTGTTCACCGTGCCGTCCGGCGACGCCGCGGACGCGACGGTCGGGGAGGGTGTCGGCGGCCCGTCGGGGGTACGACTCCGGACGGCGGCACACACCCTGATCGCCTCGGAGTCCGTATCGAACGAGTCGACCTCCGGGTCACGCCGGGCGGTCCGAGAGTCGGTGGACGATTCGATGGCCGTGATCGAGACACGGGCACGACGCGTCGTCCGGAGCGAAACGCGGCTCTCGCGCTCGGAAGCGCGGAGGGCAGTGAGTTCGGGCGTCGCACGCTGGGACGGTCCCGGCCGACGGGCGCTCGCGGCCAGTAACGGATCGCTCGCCGCCGCCATCGCCGTCGCGGCCGACGCGCGGGCGTCCGAACCGAGCGAGAGGCGTCGGGAACGACTGGAGACACGCCTCGACGCCGCGTTCGTTGCCGTCCGTCGAACCGCGGCGGCGAGGGTCGACGAGACGACGGTCGACGAGACGCTGACGCGGGTTCGAAAGCGCGCCATCGAGCGGGCGGCGTCGGAAGCGGGCGGCCGGGTCCGATCGAGGTATCTGAACGGCTCGTTCGGCCGCGTCGCGGCGGGGTTGCCCGTCGCACCCGTGCCCGGTTACTGGTACGCGACGGTGAACGTCTGGAACGTGTCGGTTCGCGGGGCGTACGCTCGCTTTACATTTCGGACGCGACGCGGCGCGCCGGCGTCGACGCCGGGAGCGGCGGTCAGGTACGTCCGCGACGGGTCGACGGTGCGACTGGACGTCGACGGGGACGGGACGCCGGAGCGACTCGGCCGTGACGAACGAGTCGACTTCGAGACGGGGACGGTCGTCGCCGTCGCCGTCCCGGCGTACCGTGGCGGCGTCGGCGACGTGGACGGGAACGCCGACGAGCGCGCGGGGACGTGGCCGGAGCCGGGATGTACCTCGTGGGCGGCGAGCGCCTGCCGGGATTCGGAGTGA
- a CDS encoding DUF7284 family protein has protein sequence MTSTVLDAVLCLLLISGAVVTVTTAAPHEPAGEGRAADVAATLTTTTTSVTHTLTPRTGATGVDVPNRSARFERTSHGTLAELLARAAVARTEVDGERLWYARDGFVRVVNRSVRGVVRPNHTLITATWRPYPESSIEGQVVVGSRPPPGRPVHAATVEVSSGFPTTRDASRRAARERGVGGVADVVAGGLVRGLFPATRTRTAAGGAAPAAALVHHRYRRTAARLGVEPPSRLADGGVEAANDRLESALADRVARDLRSADASAARAAEGVRLGRVRIVVRTWP, from the coding sequence GTGACGAGCACCGTCCTCGACGCCGTCCTCTGTCTCCTGCTGATCAGCGGTGCGGTGGTGACCGTGACGACGGCTGCGCCGCACGAACCGGCCGGGGAGGGACGTGCGGCCGACGTGGCGGCGACGCTGACGACGACCACCACGTCGGTGACCCACACGCTGACTCCTCGAACCGGAGCGACTGGGGTCGACGTTCCGAATCGGTCGGCTCGCTTCGAGAGGACGAGCCACGGAACGTTGGCCGAACTCCTCGCGCGCGCCGCCGTCGCCCGCACCGAGGTAGACGGCGAGCGGCTCTGGTACGCGCGGGACGGCTTCGTCCGCGTGGTCAACCGGTCGGTGCGAGGGGTCGTGCGACCGAATCACACCCTGATCACCGCGACTTGGCGACCGTACCCCGAGTCGTCGATCGAGGGGCAGGTCGTCGTCGGGAGCCGGCCGCCGCCGGGCCGCCCGGTACACGCGGCGACGGTCGAGGTATCGAGCGGGTTTCCGACCACACGGGACGCGAGCCGCCGCGCCGCGCGGGAGCGCGGAGTCGGCGGCGTCGCCGACGTCGTCGCCGGTGGACTCGTCCGGGGACTCTTCCCGGCGACTCGCACCCGAACCGCCGCGGGTGGCGCGGCTCCGGCGGCAGCGCTCGTCCACCATCGGTACCGCCGCACCGCCGCACGACTCGGCGTCGAGCCGCCGTCACGACTCGCTGACGGCGGCGTCGAGGCCGCCAACGATCGCCTCGAGTCGGCGCTTGCGGATCGCGTCGCACGGGATCTGCGATCGGCGGACGCCTCGGCCGCGAGGGCCGCCGAGGGCGTCCGTCTCGGTCGCGTCCGCATCGTCGTGAGGACGTGGCCGTGA
- a CDS encoding SDR family oxidoreductase: MRVAILGCGYVGLELGRQLTAAGHDVVGVRRSDAGLDAIGAAGFEAVRADLTDADSLAAVPDADWLVYAASAGGRGVDAARAAYVDGLRTVVTTFGDRASPPDRLVYTSSTGVYGDHDGGWVDESTTPDPATDRQRVLLEAERIALEATPMDGTVVRFGGLYGPDRYRLDYYLDGPVTEGSLNSTHRDDAAGVVAHLLETDRARGEVVLAVDDEPVSKWDFADWLADECGRPHPPKRTVEERAAEGEVSRRVRANKRCANDRLHELGYELRYPTIRDGYRPAIDAFRSD, from the coding sequence GTGCGCGTCGCCATTCTGGGCTGTGGCTACGTCGGCCTCGAACTCGGCCGGCAGCTCACGGCCGCCGGACACGACGTCGTCGGCGTCCGCCGATCGGACGCTGGGCTCGACGCCATCGGCGCGGCTGGGTTCGAGGCCGTCCGCGCCGACCTGACCGACGCCGACTCACTCGCCGCCGTCCCGGACGCCGACTGGCTGGTGTACGCGGCGAGCGCCGGCGGTCGCGGCGTCGACGCGGCGCGGGCGGCGTACGTCGACGGCCTGCGGACCGTCGTCACGACGTTCGGCGACCGGGCGTCGCCGCCGGATCGCCTCGTCTACACGTCGAGCACGGGCGTCTACGGCGACCACGACGGCGGTTGGGTCGACGAATCGACGACGCCCGACCCCGCGACGGACCGACAGCGCGTCTTGCTTGAGGCGGAGCGGATCGCGCTGGAAGCGACCCCGATGGACGGGACGGTCGTTCGCTTCGGCGGCCTCTACGGCCCGGACCGCTACCGGCTAGACTACTACCTCGACGGCCCCGTCACCGAGGGGTCTCTCAACTCGACCCACCGCGACGACGCGGCGGGCGTCGTCGCACACCTCCTAGAGACCGACCGGGCGCGTGGCGAAGTGGTCCTCGCCGTCGACGACGAACCCGTCTCGAAGTGGGACTTCGCCGACTGGCTGGCCGACGAGTGTGGGCGTCCACACCCGCCGAAACGGACCGTCGAGGAACGAGCGGCCGAGGGCGAGGTCAGCCGGCGGGTCCGCGCGAACAAGCGGTGTGCCAACGACCGACTCCACGAACTCGGCTACGAACTCCGCTACCCGACGATACGGGACGGTTACCGGCCGGCCATCGACGCGTTTCGGAGCGACTGA
- a CDS encoding DUF5791 family protein, whose protein sequence is MLHDAADEPGTLSTGQLRDAYERELRAVVDAHGVDAVAAETGVAAETVDALRDGASPTLTLSEAAAILALDGGRDAGAIVQEVRDHLLMGMTTGVVDVDTIASNVDLDLSGQEVQQAIEGRIPMTLAELAAIHGYIAGRNAR, encoded by the coding sequence ATGCTCCACGACGCCGCCGACGAACCGGGGACGCTATCGACGGGACAACTTCGCGACGCCTACGAGCGAGAACTGCGCGCGGTGGTCGACGCCCACGGCGTGGACGCCGTGGCCGCCGAAACCGGCGTGGCGGCCGAGACGGTCGACGCCCTCCGCGACGGCGCGTCGCCGACGCTGACGCTCTCGGAAGCGGCGGCGATCCTCGCCCTAGACGGTGGCCGCGACGCCGGCGCCATCGTACAGGAGGTGCGTGACCACCTGTTGATGGGGATGACGACCGGCGTCGTCGACGTCGACACTATCGCCTCGAACGTCGACCTCGATCTCTCGGGACAGGAGGTACAGCAGGCCATCGAGGGCCGTATCCCGATGACGCTCGCCGAACTGGCCGCGATCCACGGCTACATCGCCGGGCGAAACGCCCGCTGA
- a CDS encoding HVO_0758 family zinc finger protein, giving the protein MKSTRKGLRDGELVKDTYERLTCAECEKVLKKRDDPDEVFAVRICPDCGREWKDLR; this is encoded by the coding sequence ATGAAATCGACCCGAAAGGGGCTCCGTGACGGCGAACTCGTCAAGGATACTTACGAGCGACTCACGTGCGCGGAGTGTGAGAAGGTCCTGAAAAAGCGGGACGACCCGGACGAGGTGTTCGCCGTTCGCATCTGTCCCGACTGCGGCCGGGAGTGGAAGGACCTGCGCTAG
- a CDS encoding DUF7109 family protein, whose protein sequence is MTLADATGDELAGVVDLFGAVTRTELEDALAELAFKRGETVDDEAITAAVDDAVAGYYLVSVDGDGTTLLAPGPAAFPALPDGAEDLPHILDVPDRQPERAELVEAAERRLRADAARAVDADDDDRIERLRDVSYDLETWGSTDVSGVRRHLDDALENRN, encoded by the coding sequence ATGACCCTCGCGGACGCGACGGGCGACGAACTCGCTGGCGTCGTCGACCTCTTCGGCGCCGTGACCCGTACGGAGCTCGAAGACGCGCTCGCCGAACTCGCGTTCAAGCGGGGCGAGACCGTCGACGACGAGGCCATCACGGCGGCCGTCGACGACGCGGTGGCGGGGTACTACCTCGTCTCCGTCGACGGCGACGGGACGACGCTGTTGGCGCCCGGACCCGCTGCGTTTCCCGCCCTCCCCGACGGCGCCGAGGACCTTCCGCACATCCTCGACGTGCCCGATCGGCAGCCGGAGCGCGCCGAACTGGTCGAGGCGGCGGAGCGTCGGCTCCGGGCCGACGCGGCCCGGGCCGTCGACGCGGACGACGACGACCGTATCGAGCGGCTGCGCGACGTGAGCTACGACCTCGAAACGTGGGGGTCGACGGACGTGAGCGGCGTTCGGCGCCACCTCGACGACGCGCTGGAGAACCGCAACTGA
- a CDS encoding glycosyl transferase family 2 — protein MEYVQERVTTLHELTDPTATAPTDRATVVVPMTEREYAGLAPDRVLSELERVDPGHVVVPLRAPAERIGDFHGWLADFDLSLSVLWCNGPRLEDLLDDHGLDGEFGKGRDVWLGLGQALDREYVVVHDADTKSYSRADVPRLLFPLAHGDDFSKGYYARVENDRLYGRLFRLFYVPLVRALSEDRDAPVLRYLESFRYALAGEFAATTDLVERFRPQRSWGLEVGTLGDAFGYAGFEGSTQVDLGTYEHDHRAVSGPTGLSDMSRHVGSALLRVAEEGGVDPDYDALPDRYRDVARSLVRSYELDARFNGLSYDRGDELHQVETYVDAIEPPGTDRRLPAWADAPITPEQVAEAVAADLESVR, from the coding sequence ATGGAGTACGTCCAGGAACGCGTGACGACGCTCCACGAGCTGACCGATCCGACGGCGACGGCGCCGACGGACCGCGCGACGGTCGTCGTCCCGATGACGGAGCGCGAGTACGCCGGGCTGGCGCCGGATCGCGTCCTCTCGGAACTGGAACGGGTCGATCCCGGACACGTCGTCGTCCCGCTCCGGGCGCCGGCGGAGCGCATCGGCGACTTCCACGGCTGGCTCGCCGACTTCGACCTGTCGCTGTCGGTCCTCTGGTGCAACGGCCCGCGGCTGGAGGACCTGCTCGACGACCACGGCCTCGACGGCGAGTTCGGCAAGGGCCGCGACGTGTGGCTCGGCCTCGGCCAAGCGCTCGACCGGGAGTACGTCGTCGTTCACGACGCCGACACCAAGAGCTACTCCCGGGCGGACGTCCCGCGGCTACTCTTCCCGCTCGCCCACGGCGACGACTTCTCGAAGGGCTACTACGCGCGCGTCGAGAACGACCGCCTCTACGGTCGGCTCTTCCGCCTGTTTTACGTCCCGCTGGTTCGCGCACTGAGCGAGGATCGGGACGCGCCAGTCCTCCGCTATCTGGAGTCGTTTCGCTACGCGCTCGCCGGCGAGTTCGCGGCGACGACCGACCTCGTCGAGCGCTTCCGCCCCCAGCGGTCGTGGGGGCTCGAGGTCGGCACCCTCGGCGACGCCTTCGGGTACGCCGGCTTCGAGGGGAGTACACAGGTCGATCTGGGGACGTACGAACACGACCACCGCGCGGTGAGCGGGCCGACCGGGCTCTCCGACATGAGCCGGCACGTCGGGTCGGCGCTCCTCCGCGTCGCCGAGGAAGGCGGCGTCGACCCGGACTACGACGCGCTCCCCGACCGCTACCGGGACGTGGCGCGGTCGCTCGTCCGGAGCTACGAACTCGACGCGCGGTTCAACGGGCTGTCGTACGACCGCGGCGACGAACTCCACCAGGTCGAGACGTACGTCGACGCCATCGAGCCGCCGGGGACGGACCGCCGCCTACCGGCGTGGGCCGACGCCCCGATCACCCCCGAACAGGTCGCCGAGGCCGTGGCGGCCGACTTAGAGTCGGTGCGATGA
- a CDS encoding aldo/keto reductase: MATTRATWAYRDRFGDGFGRTYFRRFGPGVVSSVGLGTYLGDPTDAVDEAYERALIAGLDGGCNVIDTAVNYRCGRSERVVGQAVERADVDRDAVVVATKGGFLPFDGDRPADPAAYVRETYVEDGPVDPADLAAGYHCIAPDAVDALLDRSLDALGLEVVDCYYVHNPETQLRVRSREAVYDELEATFERLERRVAAGDIGRYGVATWRALRVPPDDDAHLSLPRIVECARSAASAVGRSETGFEAIQLPFNVHMADAFTVRAHEFEGERRSALAVAHELDLDVFTSASLGQGDLAGGLPPAVNAELTGDTPAQRAINFARSAPGVTCALAGASDPDHVAENVAAGTFDPLGARAFDAVFE; encoded by the coding sequence ATGGCGACCACACGCGCGACGTGGGCGTACCGGGACCGCTTCGGCGACGGCTTCGGGCGGACCTACTTCCGCCGGTTCGGTCCCGGCGTCGTCTCCAGCGTCGGCCTCGGCACGTATCTCGGCGATCCGACGGACGCCGTCGACGAGGCCTACGAGCGAGCGCTGATCGCCGGGCTGGACGGTGGCTGTAACGTGATCGACACCGCCGTCAACTACCGCTGCGGGCGGAGCGAGCGTGTCGTGGGGCAGGCGGTAGAGCGGGCGGACGTGGACCGCGACGCCGTCGTCGTCGCCACCAAGGGTGGCTTCCTGCCGTTCGACGGCGACCGCCCGGCCGATCCCGCGGCCTACGTTCGCGAGACGTACGTCGAGGACGGCCCCGTCGACCCCGCGGACCTCGCGGCCGGCTACCACTGCATCGCTCCGGACGCGGTCGACGCGCTCCTCGACCGCTCGCTCGACGCGCTCGGCCTCGAAGTGGTGGACTGCTACTACGTCCACAACCCCGAGACGCAGCTTCGTGTTCGGTCCAGGGAGGCGGTGTACGACGAACTGGAGGCGACGTTCGAGCGACTGGAGCGCCGGGTCGCGGCGGGCGACATCGGACGGTACGGCGTGGCGACGTGGCGAGCCCTTCGCGTTCCACCGGACGACGACGCCCACCTGTCGCTCCCGCGGATCGTGGAGTGCGCCCGGTCGGCCGCGTCGGCGGTCGGACGTTCGGAGACGGGATTCGAGGCGATCCAACTCCCGTTCAACGTCCACATGGCCGACGCGTTCACCGTCCGCGCCCACGAGTTCGAGGGTGAGCGCCGATCGGCGCTGGCGGTCGCCCACGAACTCGATCTGGACGTGTTCACGAGCGCCAGCCTTGGACAGGGCGACCTCGCCGGTGGTCTCCCGCCGGCGGTGAACGCCGAACTGACGGGGGACACTCCCGCACAGCGCGCGATCAACTTCGCTCGGAGTGCGCCGGGGGTCACCTGCGCGCTGGCGGGGGCGAGCGACCCCGACCACGTCGCGGAGAACGTCGCCGCGGGAACGTTCGACCCGCTCGGTGCGCGGGCGTTCGACGCCGTCTTCGAGTGA
- a CDS encoding DHH family phosphoesterase produces MSVAAEEFVQRTVAFAQSHPELLVALLVSVVVLLGGGYVLHRFTRPSGVRFASMVAEHDGVSILTHPNPDPDAMAAAMGVASLAEQVGTAATIQFSGQIRHQENRAFRNVLEVELDRIERAEDLSSGAVILVDHNEPRGFSGSERVRPLAVVDHHPSDGRGEAFTDVRTEYGACSSVVAEYFEDLDATPVPPDTHESEVDSTYAVPSRVATGLFFGILTDTNRLTSGIDPADFAASSYLSAGVDENLLDRIANPQVSAETLEIKATAIREREVEGAFAISDVGDVSNADAIPQAADELIRLEGVTAAIVYGARNGVLYLSGRSRDDRVHMGRAIESALEDVPSASGGGHARMGGGQISLGDGGFVWPARENTLTDRLWRALEGDL; encoded by the coding sequence ATGTCGGTCGCCGCCGAGGAGTTCGTCCAGCGAACGGTGGCGTTCGCACAGTCGCATCCGGAGTTACTGGTCGCGCTGCTCGTCAGCGTCGTCGTACTGCTCGGTGGCGGGTACGTCCTCCACCGGTTCACGCGGCCGTCCGGAGTCCGATTCGCGTCGATGGTGGCCGAACACGACGGAGTGTCGATCCTGACCCACCCCAACCCGGACCCGGACGCCATGGCGGCGGCGATGGGCGTCGCGTCGCTGGCCGAGCAGGTGGGGACGGCAGCGACCATCCAGTTCTCGGGGCAGATCCGCCATCAGGAGAACCGGGCGTTCCGGAACGTCCTCGAAGTCGAACTCGATCGGATCGAACGGGCGGAGGACCTGTCGTCCGGCGCGGTGATTCTGGTCGATCACAACGAGCCCCGGGGCTTCTCCGGCTCCGAGCGCGTCCGACCGCTCGCAGTCGTCGATCACCACCCCAGCGACGGGCGCGGCGAGGCGTTCACCGACGTGCGCACCGAATACGGTGCCTGTTCGAGCGTCGTCGCCGAGTACTTCGAGGACCTCGACGCCACGCCGGTGCCCCCGGACACCCACGAGAGCGAGGTCGACTCGACGTACGCCGTCCCCTCGCGCGTGGCGACGGGGCTGTTCTTCGGCATCCTGACGGACACGAACCGGCTCACGTCGGGCATCGATCCGGCCGACTTCGCCGCGAGCAGTTATCTCTCCGCGGGCGTCGACGAGAACCTACTCGACCGCATCGCCAACCCGCAGGTGAGCGCGGAGACCCTCGAAATCAAGGCGACCGCGATCCGCGAGCGCGAGGTCGAGGGCGCCTTCGCCATCAGCGACGTCGGTGACGTGTCGAACGCGGACGCGATTCCGCAGGCGGCGGACGAACTCATCCGCCTCGAGGGCGTCACCGCCGCCATCGTCTACGGCGCGCGGAACGGCGTCCTCTACCTCTCGGGGCGCTCCCGCGACGACCGGGTCCACATGGGACGGGCGATCGAATCCGCACTGGAGGACGTCCCCAGCGCCAGCGGCGGCGGCCACGCGCGGATGGGCGGCGGACAGATCTCCCTCGGCGACGGGGGGTTCGTCTGGCCCGCCCGCGAGAACACGCTCACCGACCGACTCTGGCGGGCACTCGAAGGCGACCTGTAG